One Pecten maximus unplaced genomic scaffold, xPecMax1.1, whole genome shotgun sequence DNA segment encodes these proteins:
- the LOC117320541 gene encoding uncharacterized protein LOC117320541 has product IADALAMPVHWYYNPDDIKDGYGGWLTGFTAPAKHHPSSIITVSATDSSGRTGWGEKSKPVIGNIILHGKLKYWTSQDRSIHYHQGMKAGDSTLNSLMALQMLKTMMKIDPKGVMNEREMRGHVLEDYVSFMTTPSTHNDTYAESFHRSFFKDWSSEESPPKTASDLLRWTEARYVKKSKGSSDHQLVVIGSIVPAVPWIIRNAHKTESECAESTVEFIKLTHPEPSLVPYIDMYARLLHGVINGKDLVEEVNKCMERSELGGSRKKTMIQGFLEHASKYPQGSEDQLGRCQSAVSRLGSACYIDGAMSSLLFLAAQFNENFNTGVLMNANSGGENCHRGAALGALLGAASAYKGQSIQPSLRDGLGSAREGLLQVLKDLQSSNL; this is encoded by the exons TATTATCACGGTATCTGCCACTG ACAGCAGCGGGAGGACTGGCTGGGGAGAAAAATCAAAACCAGTAATTGGAAATATCATTCTCCACGGCAAACTGAAGTACTGGACCAGTCAGGATCGATCTATACACTACCATCAGG gtATGAAAGCAGGAGATAGTACTCTAAACTCCCTGATGGCGCTACAGATGCTGAAGACGATGATGAAAATTGACCCGAAAGGCGTAATGAATGAACGTGAAATGAGAGGTCATGTCCTTGAAGATTATGTGAGTTTTATGACCACACCCTCTACACACAATGACACTTACGCCGAATCCTTCCACCGATCTTTCTTCAAGGACTGGTCATCAGAGGAAAGTCCTCCGAAGACTGCCTCAGACTTGTTAAGATGGACAGAAGCAAG ATATGTCAAGAAGTCCAAGGGTTCTTCAGACCATCAACTTGTAGTGATTGGGTCCATCGTTCCGGCTGTACCCTGGATAATACGAAACGCTCACAAGACTGAGTCGGAGTGTGCTGAATCCACAGTGGAATTTATCAAACTGACCCATCCTGAACCGAGCCTCGTTccatatatagacatgtacgCAAGACTTCTTCACGGGGTCATCAATGGCAAAGATCTTGTTGAAGAGGTCAATAAGTGCATGGAACGGTCAGAACTTGGGGGATCAAGGAAGAAAACAATGATACAAGGTTTTTTGGAGCATGCTAGCAA GTATCCTCAGGGATCGGAGGACCAGTTAGGACGCTGTCAGTCAGCAGTAAGCCGGTTAGGGTCGGCATGTTATATAGACGGCGCTATGAGTAGCCTTCTCTTCCTCGCTGCACAATTCAACGAAAACTTCAACACAGGTGTTCTTATGAACGCGAATAGTGGAG gaGAGAATTGTCACCGAGGGGCCGCTCTAGGAGCCTTATTAGGGGCAGCATCTGCTTACAAGGGACAGAGTATTCAGCCCTCTCTAAGAGACGGTTTGGGGTCAGCGAGGGAAGGGCTTCTTCAAGTCCTTAAAGATCTACAAAGTTCAAATTTATAG